The Streptomyces sp. R28 region CCTTGAGCAGTACGGTCGCGCAGGCCGACGTCGCGAGTCCGACGGCCAGCGTGGTGGGCGCGTAACCGGCGACATACGTGTAGATGGCGCTGCGGTCGTGGCCGGACGTGATCTCCCGGCCGTGCGTGATGCGGTAGGCAGCGCCATGCGCCAGGAGGGCGAACGCGACCACACAGACCGCCTGCCCGAAACCCGCGAACACCAAAAGGAGCATCAGCCGGCGCCGCGCACCGCCCAGCGTGTGCGGCATCCGGACGCGCTGCCGTCCCGCCGTGGTCACGCCACTGTTTCGGCCGTCAGGGGACCGCTGTACTCCGTCAGCCGACTGCGCTCCTGCGGCAGTCCGCCGTGGTCCGCCAGTCGGCCGACGTCGTCCGACAGCCCGCTGCCGTCTCCTACGACGCCCCTGCCCGGGACGCCGCCCGCGAGCACCTGATCGGCGAGGGCCGGGGCGGACAGGGCAGACGTCGCGTACACCGGGACGTCCACGCCGGCCACCGCTTCGGCCGTGGCCAGCGGAGATGCCGTCAGCACGCCGCTCAGAGCCACGACGGGAAGTCCCTCGTCACGCAGCATCCGTACCCCCGCCACCGCGCTGACCGAGTCACCGGCCGCGAACACGATGCCGTCCACGCCGGCGCGGAATTCCGGCGTCCGCATCAGCGCCGCCGTCTCCCGTTGCAGGAGCCCGTCCGCGACCTCCAGCACGATGGCGTCTGCCTGGTGACTCGTCAGATCCGTGATCGCGCTGCGCAGGATGCGGATCACCTGCGGCATCGGCAGCTGGTAGGTGGTGGGGAAACCCAGGTCGGTGAAGTCGATGACCCGCGCCGCGCCCGCGTCGGCCATCAGCGTCGGGTCCCCGGGAGCACCGGTGCCGGTCACCTTTGCCGCGCCGACCCGGCGGCCGGCCAGGCTGAGGCCGCGGATGAGGGCGGCCGCCACGGTCGTCTTGCCCGAGTTCATCGTTGTGCCGAGTACGGCGATGGTGCGCGGGCGCGCGGCGAGGACCGGCACCACGGGCCGGGCCAGGCGGGCGAGGTTGATGACTTCGCCGTGCTCGTCGGTCACCAGGCCCAAAGGCTCCACTCGGGTGGGGGATTTCATCCTGGAGTGGGAGGACACGACCCGCCCCGCTATCCCGCCTCCGGCGACCAGATCACAGGGCCCGAGGTCGCCGGGTACCTCCGCCTCGAATTGATCCGGGGCGTAGCGCGCACCATAGGCGACTACGACCGAGTCGCCGACGAA contains the following coding sequences:
- a CDS encoding DUF1611 domain-containing protein, which produces MTDEHGEVINLARLARPVVPVLAARPRTIAVLGTTMNSGKTTVAAALIRGLSLAGRRVGAAKVTGTGAPGDPTLMADAGAARVIDFTDLGFPTTYQLPMPQVIRILRSAITDLTSHQADAIVLEVADGLLQRETAALMRTPEFRAGVDGIVFAAGDSVSAVAGVRMLRDEGLPVVALSGVLTASPLATAEAVAGVDVPVYATSALSAPALADQVLAGGVPGRGVVGDGSGLSDDVGRLADHGGLPQERSRLTEYSGPLTAETVA